AAACGCCGTCGGTGACTATGCCGAAGCTCTCGGCGTCCGCAAGGGGGAAGCTCGCCGTCACGGCCCGGTCCGCAGCTTCCGGCTTGGTGCTGGCGATCCAGAAGCCTTCGTCCGTGTTGCGCAGGACGCTCAGGGAGTCGCGGCCATAGGCGGGCAGGGTGACATCCGGTCGTCGAACACCGCCGTCACCTCGCCGCCGTGGGTGCGGACCACGATGGGGAGTCCGCAAGGGTGAGGCAGTCCAACCGCCCATTGTGCTCGCGCACGATGGCGACCGTGCTGGACGGGCTGTTCGGGTTGGTGAGGTCGCACTGCGCGTACAGGCCCCGGGCCCGGATGATCCCTTCGCGTAGCACCTCGGTGAGGGCGAGCCCCGGGTTCTCGATCAGCACACAGGCGAGTCGACCGTCGAGGCGACCCGCCAGTCACGACACGCTGCGCTCCCACCCGGACGGCAGGCCGATGGCCGTGGCGCCGTCCAGGACGATGACGAACCGCTCGGCGGCAAGGATGAAGTCCCCGTTGGCCTGCACGTCCGAACTCGGCTGGCAGGTGGAGCTGATCTGCACGGTGTTCCTACTCGGGGCAGAGAACTCGCAAGGGAAGACGTAGCGGTCCGCCGCCCTCTCCGGCGTCGGCATCCGGGCCTCCGTCTCCTCGCGGAACTTGGCGAGCTGGGTGGGGTAGCTCTCGGTCCGGGTGCGCCGACGCCGGACGAAGACCAGCCCCCTGGTTTCGCTGCTGAACCACTCAGCGACCCATGCCGGTGCCTGTACCTCGGCAAGCACCAACATCTCCTGGCGCCGCTGGAGGCCGGCCGATTCCACCTCGGCCTGGAACGCCGCTTGCCCGAGTCTCGGCGGTACCGCGCGAAGCGGTCCGAGCCGACTCGGATGATCGGAGGCTTCTCCCAGACGAAGACGTCCTTGTCACGGGCTCCGAGAGGACACGCGGTCCCGGAATTGGTCCAGACAATGAAGAAGCCCCAGGTCGTTGACCTGGGGCTCTCTGCTGGAGCGGGTGACGAGAATCGAACTCGCGCTCTAAGCTTGGGAAGCTTTTGCCCCGAATCGGGCATTTCCGCAGGTCACAAGCCTTGCAGGCCCCACCCCGGAGCGCCGCGGATCATGGAATCCTTGACCGGCACCGACCCCGACATACCGCCCCTACTCGCGCAACAGTCGCACACGACGCTCCACGGCCGCTTCGATTCGCCGTCTTGGAGTCACCTCGATCATGCCCTGGCGTAACCGACCGAACGGCTATGAGACACCGACCGCTCCTCGGCGAGCAAGGCTGCCACCGGGCCACCTGATCGATGCTCACAGCGCTTCACTTCCCCTGGGCGCGCAGCAATGAGACCGAGAGGCTCCTCCCGTGCGGCATGAACGCGACATATAATGACGGTGGGGAACATTTCCCCAGCCAAGAGCGCCGACGGCCCGAAGACCTCAGCACGGCCAGTCGGCCTGCCCTATCGGTGCTCCGGGCATCTGCCGCCCCACCGACCCAGGGCTCGGTGGAGTCCTCCAAGAAGGTCTGCCATGCCTCGCAAGCAGAAGGCACGTCGCCGGTTTCGGCAACGCCCGCCAATACAGGTCGGGCCGCTGGAGCGCGACCTACACCGACCGCAACGGCCGGACACAGCGGTCTCCGGAAACCTTCGACACCGAGCTCGACGCCCTGACCTGGCTCGCACTCGTTCAGGCTGACCTCGCCCACGGCCGCCGCGCACCCATCACCTCCCCACTCAAGGGCGTCCTGTTCAAGGACTACGCCAAGGACTGGATCGACAACCGCCCCCTCGCGGCCACCACCCGCGGGCTCTACCAGCGCCTGCTGAAGGCATGCATCCTGCCCACCTTCGGCAGCACACCCGTCACCCGCATCACCTTCGCGAAAGTCCGGCACTGGAACTCCGAACAACTGGACAAACAAGGTGAATCAGTCGCCGCTAAGGCCTACCGGCTCCTCAAGGCGATCATGGAGACCGCCGTCGCCGACGACGAGACACTCCCCCGCAACCCGTGCCGCATCCGCGGCGCCGGCAGCGAGCACCCGGCCGAACGCCACACCGCCACTGTCCCCCAGGTCTTCACGCTCGCCAACACCGTCGGCGAACGGTGGCGCCTGTTCGTCCTCCTCGGCGGGTTCGCCACCCTGCGCCCCGAAGAACTCGCCTCCCTCAGGCGCGAGGACATCGACGTCCCCCGACGCCTGATCCGCATCACTTCCGCCTCGCCCGAACTCCTCAACGGCAGGCGCGCCACCGGCCGCCCCAAGTCCGAGGCCGGAACCCGCACCGTCCACCTGCCCGCCATCCTCGACGAAGCACTGCACCTGCACATGGACCGCTACGCCGAACCCGGCCCCCTTGGACTCGTCTTCGTCGGCGAGAAGGGAGCCCCCTTCCGCCGCTCCACCTTCGGCCGAAAGTTCCACAAGGCCCGCGCCAACGTCCCCGACCTGCCGGAGAACTTCACCTTCTACGACCTACGCCACACCGGCAACACCCTCCTCGCTCAGGAAGGCGTCAGCCTCAAGGACCTCATGGTCCGCATGGGCCAGAGCACCCCACGAGCCGCCATCGGCTACCAGCACTCCACCGACAACCGCCAACGCGAACTCGCCGACAAACTCGACCACCGCATCCTCGCCGACCTCCGCCGCAGCGCAGGCCGCAACCGAACAACACCATGAGTCCGACGATCTCCCAAAAGGCGATTAGTGCATGTTTGCACCTAATATGCGCATACGTGGCAGGCGTTTCGCCGGTCTTGCCTGCAGCTCGGTACGCGGGAGAGGGGCCGTGCCTTGTCCGACAGCGCAGAGGCAATCCATTCGCGGTTGGCGGAGCTGATCGCGCCCATGGCCGACAGCCGGATCATCGACCTTGGCTGCGGCTCCGGCCCGACGCTGCTCTCGCTGAGCCGTCTAGCCCCGGATGCCACGCTGATCGGAGTCGACAGGTCTCCCGCCTTCCTCGGGCAGGCGCGGCAGAACCTTCAGGGCCACCCCGGCACGCTGGTGGCGCTTGCCGCAGACCTGCGATCCGCCATTCCGTGCGGGGATGGGAGTGCGGATGCCGTGCTGTCGTACAACACCGTGGAGTGCCTGCCGGATCCAGATGAATTGTTGGCAGAGATCGCTCGCGTTCTCCGGCCGGGTGGGCGGGCGGTCCTTGCGCACGTCGACTTCGACTCTCTCGTGATCGCCGGCGCGGATGCGGACCTTGATCGGCGGGTCTGTCACGCATACGCGGACGACGTGCAGAACTGGATGGATCACGCGGACGGGCGAATCGGCCGCAAGCTGGGGCTGCTGTTGGCGCGGAGTGCGCTGAGGCTGGTGAGCGTCGAGCCGCTGTTGACGTGGTCGACCGAGCTGTCGGGTCACGCGGAGGCCAGGATCGGCGAGATCCGAAAGGCGTTGTTGTCCGCGGACAAGCATGGCCGAGGCGCGGTCAGCGCGGCCGAGGTCGAGAAGTGGTTCGCGACGGTGCGGGAGGCGGATCGCCTGGGCGGGTTCTTCTTCTCCGAGCTGGCCTTCATCGCGGTCGCCGAGCGCCCGAGCGAGGAGCGCTTGGCCGGCGGCACCGCTCCGCCGACTCACGATGGCATCCTGCCCGGGCACGGGGAGCGCTGGGCGTCGACGCCTCCCGCCGCAGCGTGACGGACGGCTACGGCACGGTGCGGCGCCGGAGCACGTTGTCGGCGAACGAGCAGATGGCCTTCTCCGAGAGGCCGAGCGGAGCTGTGGTGTCCAGGGTGAGCGCCGGGTGTTCGGGGTCGGTCCAGGAGAGCTCGGGTGCATCAGGAGCGGGGGTAGGGCGGTAGGCGGGTGTCGGTCGGAGGGCGTCGCGGGCGTGCCGGAGCTGTTCGGGTGCGCGGACGTGAATGAGGTGAAGTCGTTCGCCGAGGAGGTCGGCGGCGAGCTGCCGTTCTGCGGGCGTGGAGGTCACGAGCGTGACGATGCCGATCGGGTGCCGGAGGGCGGCGTGGGCGAGCGCCTCGATGGTGGCGATGCGGTCTTCCGGGGACCAGCCGAGGTCTCGCAGGATGCCGGTGGCCCGCTGTTCGTCGGCGTCGTACAGGACGCAGTCGCGGTGCTCGTGTTGAAGGTGGGCGAGGAGTCGGCGGGCGAGGGTGGTCTTCCCGGAAGCCGGCAGGCCCATGAGCCAGAAGACCGCGGAGGCTGGTGGGTGCTTCACGCGGGGTAGCCCCACTTCTCGCACCAGTGCTTGAGCAGCGGCGGGATCGTCACGTCGGCCGGAGGCGGGGTGGCGTCCTGGATCCGGCCGGAGGCGATCTGGGATGACCAGTCGCCGATGCCGTAGACGAACGGGCCGTGGTCGTGGCGGCCGTAGTCGAGCATGGTCGGCTCCCAGGGGATGCCGATGTACTCGCACAGGGTCTTGCAGGTGACTTCCGGTTCAGCGGTCAGCTGCTCGTAAGTGACGCTGACGGAGGTGGGGACGTGGGCGGCGGCTTCGGCGAGGGCGGTGGCGAACTTGCCGACGGTGACGGCGGCTTCGGCGAGGTCGGTGGCGTCGCCGGCGCGGCGGATGGAGTCGGCGATGGCCACCGGGTGGCGGCGCAGGATGATGTAGCGGGCGTCGGGCCAGCAGTCGACGAGGCGCTGCCAGATGAAGACGTTGCCGGGGGACTTCTCGGCGAGCACGGTCTTGCCCGCTTCGGTGAGTTGACGGTGCAGCAGCCGGTCCCACAGGAGGTGTTCGAGGTCCTGGCGGCCGAGGCCGAGAGTGCGCATGGCGAGGTCGGTGAACTCGTCGTCGACGGTGACGGTGAGGCCACCGAGGTGGAGTTCGTGCGGGGCGTGGACGTCGGGGTGGGAGCCGAGCAGGCAGCGCAGCAGGGTCGATCCGGAGCGGATCGGGGAGAGGATGAAGACGGGTGCGGGGACGAGGCGCTGGTCAGGCACGGAACTCCTTCTTCACCTGGTGCTCGCGTTCGGCGAAGACGCGCAGGCGGGTTTCGAGGTCGCGGCGGTAGTGGGCTGAGCCGGGGGTGGTCTTCTCGTCGCAGTGGAAGATCCGCAGCGGGAGCTGGTGCAGGTAGCCGATGCCGGGCCCGGCGGGGTGGGCGAAGGTGTGGGAGAGCCAGTCCTCGTAGTTCAGCCAGCTTTGGCCGTCGTCGTGGAACCGGTCGCCGGGGATGCCGCCAGCTGCGGCCATGACGGGACGCGCGCGGTGGGTGTCGTAGATCAGGAAGTGGGAGGAGACCCGGTTGACCGAGCGGACCTCGGCGCTGAGGACGGGGCCGGCGTCTTCGAGTTTCCATTGCCAGCATTCGTGGTCGTCG
The window above is part of the Kitasatospora sp. NA04385 genome. Proteins encoded here:
- a CDS encoding tyrosine-type recombinase/integrase, with the protein product METAVADDETLPRNPCRIRGAGSEHPAERHTATVPQVFTLANTVGERWRLFVLLGGFATLRPEELASLRREDIDVPRRLIRITSASPELLNGRRATGRPKSEAGTRTVHLPAILDEALHLHMDRYAEPGPLGLVFVGEKGAPFRRSTFGRKFHKARANVPDLPENFTFYDLRHTGNTLLAQEGVSLKDLMVRMGQSTPRAAIGYQHSTDNRQRELADKLDHRILADLRRSAGRNRTTP
- a CDS encoding sulfotransferase; this translates as MPDQRLVPAPVFILSPIRSGSTLLRCLLGSHPDVHAPHELHLGGLTVTVDDEFTDLAMRTLGLGRQDLEHLLWDRLLHRQLTEAGKTVLAEKSPGNVFIWQRLVDCWPDARYIILRRHPVAIADSIRRAGDATDLAEAAVTVGKFATALAEAAAHVPTSVSVTYEQLTAEPEVTCKTLCEYIGIPWEPTMLDYGRHDHGPFVYGIGDWSSQIASGRIQDATPPPADVTIPPLLKHWCEKWGYPA
- a CDS encoding methyltransferase domain-containing protein gives rise to the protein MSDSAEAIHSRLAELIAPMADSRIIDLGCGSGPTLLSLSRLAPDATLIGVDRSPAFLGQARQNLQGHPGTLVALAADLRSAIPCGDGSADAVLSYNTVECLPDPDELLAEIARVLRPGGRAVLAHVDFDSLVIAGADADLDRRVCHAYADDVQNWMDHADGRIGRKLGLLLARSALRLVSVEPLLTWSTELSGHAEARIGEIRKALLSADKHGRGAVSAAEVEKWFATVREADRLGGFFFSELAFIAVAERPSEERLAGGTAPPTHDGILPGHGERWASTPPAAA
- a CDS encoding adenylyl-sulfate kinase, with the translated sequence MKHPPASAVFWLMGLPASGKTTLARRLLAHLQHEHRDCVLYDADEQRATGILRDLGWSPEDRIATIEALAHAALRHPIGIVTLVTSTPAERQLAADLLGERLHLIHVRAPEQLRHARDALRPTPAYRPTPAPDAPELSWTDPEHPALTLDTTAPLGLSEKAICSFADNVLRRRTVP